A region from the Streptomyces tsukubensis genome encodes:
- a CDS encoding DUF6299 family protein, translating to MINARRAAVLPSLALAAVLSAVLLPGTARAQFAPDPVTVDATGRIAPDGSVTLTGTYFCTPDSGPVLLDAEAFQGGSRADLEGSLAVCDGRQHTWGATGRPAAAFAPGAADAKVTVVELSKGLPFPVDAHSFETGVTLVR from the coding sequence ATGATCAACGCACGCCGCGCCGCGGTTCTCCCGTCCCTCGCCCTCGCCGCCGTCCTCTCGGCCGTCCTGCTGCCCGGCACCGCCCGGGCCCAGTTCGCCCCCGACCCCGTCACCGTCGACGCCACCGGCCGGATCGCCCCCGACGGTTCGGTCACGCTCACCGGCACCTACTTCTGCACCCCGGACTCCGGCCCGGTCCTCCTCGACGCCGAGGCCTTCCAGGGCGGCTCCCGCGCCGATCTGGAGGGATCCCTCGCGGTCTGCGACGGCAGACAGCACACCTGGGGGGCCACGGGCCGCCCGGCCGCGGCCTTCGCTCCCGGCGCGGCGGACGCCAAGGTCACCGTGGTGGAGCTGTCGAAGGGCCTGCCGTTCCCGGTCGACGCGCACTCCTTCGAGACCGGTGTGACCCTGGTCCGCTGA
- a CDS encoding SpoIIE family protein phosphatase yields MRPARAGAHPGCVTSNGATGDTPPQRHGATPAPPKGGGAVPGELELLLAEASVGAAEAVGGFAGGVYLPSGTTEGLLRLAVMAGLPTKLFRPWWRVHENRPFPVAAAHRTGRAVHLPDAEDAMRRFPQLMVSLPFPFSALYVPVVAGPERFGVLGVLRSPTPGRPVARGDRQRMQRAADRLAADLAALKDGGTAIVWDAEPLPVQLPSLTAPPVRIGHFDWDLDTGTVTGDEAFCRILGHTPADFPGTAEALAGRLAPEDAAGLRAVARQTAAAGPMASRRIRLRGADGRAHLVELSGGPPRRAGAPDGPSVLHGSLVDLGPGPVLTESGDRLPRALLSLDRLGRVTHLNHTAETLIGRGRPELTGRVLWEALPWLADPAYEDHLRAALMSPAPVSFTARRDDDTWLEVGLYSGHDGVTVTLLPAEHPVGGRRARPPGAPVPGGPFAALTSQSTGLYRPVALAIALTEAVTARQVSAVVTDELLPAFGGRQLAIYLLHERHLFLAWETGFPQGFLDRFDGVGLDARLPGVETLTTGRPLFFESMEQLAAAYPGIPLDAHVGARAFLPLIASGRPVGSCILGFDQPRAFGAEERTVLVALAGLIAQALERARRYDSESALARGLQDALLPHRLPVLDQVETVGRYLPGTQGMDVGGDWYDVVETGDRIALVIGDVQGHGVAAAATMGQIRSALRAFALSGPDPREVMGGTNRLLIDLDPGQFASCVYLLIDPVTGAVQAVRAGHPQPLLRHPDGRTEVLDLAGGVVLGVDPAAAYPVTELTLEPGAVLALYTDGLVEQAGADIDSGVERLRASLAGAEGEPLAETANRLIREARQAEDRPDDIALLLATRWE; encoded by the coding sequence ATGCGCCCCGCCCGGGCCGGGGCGCATCCTGGCTGTGTGACCTCGAACGGCGCGACCGGGGACACCCCGCCGCAGCGGCACGGGGCGACACCCGCACCACCGAAGGGCGGCGGGGCGGTACCCGGCGAGCTGGAGCTGCTGCTGGCCGAAGCCTCCGTGGGGGCCGCCGAAGCGGTCGGCGGATTCGCGGGCGGGGTCTATCTGCCCTCCGGTACGACGGAGGGCCTCCTCCGGCTGGCCGTCATGGCCGGACTGCCCACCAAGCTCTTCCGGCCCTGGTGGCGGGTGCACGAGAACCGCCCTTTCCCGGTCGCCGCGGCCCATCGGACGGGACGGGCCGTCCATCTGCCGGACGCCGAGGACGCCATGCGGCGCTTCCCGCAGCTCATGGTCAGCCTGCCGTTCCCGTTCAGCGCGCTCTACGTCCCGGTCGTCGCGGGCCCCGAGCGGTTCGGCGTCCTCGGCGTGCTGCGCAGCCCCACCCCGGGCCGCCCCGTCGCCCGGGGCGACCGGCAGCGGATGCAGCGCGCCGCCGACCGCCTCGCCGCCGACCTCGCCGCGCTGAAGGACGGCGGCACCGCGATCGTCTGGGACGCCGAACCCCTCCCCGTACAGCTGCCGTCCCTGACCGCGCCCCCGGTCCGGATCGGCCACTTCGACTGGGACCTCGACACCGGAACGGTCACCGGGGACGAGGCGTTCTGCCGGATCCTCGGCCACACCCCGGCGGACTTCCCCGGCACGGCCGAGGCCTTGGCCGGCCGGCTCGCCCCGGAGGACGCGGCCGGGCTGAGGGCCGTCGCCCGGCAGACCGCGGCCGCGGGCCCCATGGCCTCCCGGCGGATCCGGCTGCGCGGCGCCGACGGTCGGGCGCATCTGGTCGAGCTCTCCGGCGGTCCGCCGCGCCGCGCCGGTGCCCCCGACGGCCCGTCCGTGCTCCACGGGTCCCTCGTCGACCTCGGCCCCGGCCCCGTTCTCACCGAATCCGGCGACCGGCTGCCGCGCGCCCTGCTCTCCCTCGACCGGCTCGGCCGGGTCACCCATCTCAACCACACCGCCGAGACCCTCATCGGCCGGGGCAGGCCCGAGCTGACGGGCCGGGTGCTGTGGGAGGCGCTGCCGTGGCTCGCCGACCCCGCGTACGAGGACCACCTGCGGGCCGCCCTGATGTCCCCGGCCCCCGTCTCGTTCACCGCCCGCAGGGACGACGACACCTGGCTGGAGGTCGGTCTGTACTCCGGCCACGACGGGGTGACCGTCACGCTCCTGCCCGCCGAGCACCCCGTGGGCGGGCGCCGGGCCCGGCCGCCGGGCGCCCCGGTCCCGGGCGGCCCGTTCGCCGCGCTGACCAGTCAGTCCACCGGGCTCTACCGGCCCGTCGCCCTCGCCATCGCCCTGACCGAGGCGGTCACGGCACGCCAGGTATCGGCCGTCGTCACCGACGAGCTGCTGCCCGCCTTCGGCGGCCGTCAGCTGGCCATCTACCTGCTCCACGAGCGGCATCTCTTCCTGGCCTGGGAGACCGGCTTCCCCCAGGGCTTCCTGGACCGCTTCGACGGCGTCGGCCTCGACGCCCGGCTGCCCGGCGTCGAGACCCTGACCACCGGCCGCCCCCTCTTCTTCGAGTCCATGGAGCAGCTCGCCGCCGCCTATCCCGGCATCCCCCTCGACGCCCATGTCGGCGCCCGGGCCTTCCTTCCGCTGATCGCCTCGGGGCGGCCCGTCGGCAGCTGCATCCTCGGCTTCGACCAGCCGCGGGCCTTCGGTGCCGAGGAGCGCACCGTGCTCGTCGCGCTCGCCGGGCTGATCGCCCAGGCCCTGGAGCGGGCCCGGCGGTACGACTCCGAATCCGCACTCGCCCGCGGACTCCAGGACGCCCTGCTGCCGCACCGGCTCCCGGTCCTCGACCAGGTCGAGACCGTCGGCCGCTACCTTCCCGGCACCCAGGGCATGGACGTGGGCGGCGACTGGTACGACGTCGTCGAGACGGGCGACCGGATCGCCCTGGTGATCGGGGACGTCCAGGGCCACGGGGTGGCCGCCGCCGCCACCATGGGCCAGATCCGCAGCGCCCTGCGGGCCTTCGCGCTCAGCGGGCCCGACCCCCGGGAGGTGATGGGCGGCACCAACCGGCTGCTCATCGACCTCGACCCGGGACAGTTCGCGAGCTGTGTCTATCTGCTCATCGACCCGGTGACCGGGGCGGTGCAGGCGGTACGGGCGGGACATCCCCAGCCGCTGCTGCGTCACCCGGACGGCCGTACCGAGGTGCTCGACCTCGCGGGCGGTGTGGTCCTCGGGGTCGACCCGGCCGCGGCGTACCCCGTCACCGAACTGACGCTGGAGCCGGGGGCCGTGCTCGCGCTCTACACGGACGGCCTGGTGGAACAGGCGGGCGCCGATATCGACTCGGGCGTCGAACGGCTGCGCGCCTCGCTGGCCGGCGCGGAGGGCGAACCGCTGGCGGAGACCGCCAACCGGCTGATCAGGGAGGCCCGTCAGGCCGAGGACCGTCCCGACGACATCGCGCTGCTGCTGGCGACCCGCTGGGAGTAG
- a CDS encoding nuclear transport factor 2 family protein yields MTAKPPVPPFTRESAVRKARLAEDAWNSRDPARVALAYTQDSRWRNRAEFITGRAEIVAFLTRKWQRELDYRLIKEVWAYEARRIAVRFAYEWHDDSGNWFRSYGNENWEFDDDGLMSARHASVNDRPIAAAERLFHWPSGRRPDDCPGLSALGL; encoded by the coding sequence ATGACCGCGAAGCCCCCCGTACCGCCGTTCACCCGGGAGTCCGCCGTACGGAAGGCCCGGCTCGCCGAAGACGCCTGGAACAGCCGCGACCCCGCCCGCGTCGCCCTCGCCTACACGCAGGACTCCCGCTGGCGCAATCGGGCCGAGTTCATCACCGGCCGGGCGGAGATCGTCGCCTTTCTGACCCGCAAATGGCAGCGCGAACTGGACTACCGGCTCATCAAGGAGGTCTGGGCGTACGAGGCCCGGCGGATCGCGGTGCGCTTCGCCTACGAATGGCACGACGACTCCGGCAACTGGTTCCGTTCGTACGGCAACGAGAACTGGGAGTTCGACGACGACGGGCTGATGAGCGCCCGCCACGCGTCCGTCAACGACCGGCCGATCGCCGCCGCCGAACGGCTCTTCCACTGGCCCTCCGGCCGCCGCCCCGACGACTGTCCCGGCCTCTCCGCCCTCGGGCTCTGA
- a CDS encoding MurR/RpiR family transcriptional regulator gives MPSDQQARAQASAITPGGGEPDAGPAPADRVLALFGGHRLSPGQRRIAQYITDHLTEAAFLSITDLADRVGVSQPSVTRFAASVGFSGYPALREALQPIALSAIAGMPDARAEIRRNELQAAVDAEIDNLENLRRLLADTDRMLDLGRELARSVPLTVLGLRISASLAEYFSYAARRIHPDVRTVTRGGSVAYDALLQSREAGGAWVLAFAMPRHANETLAAMRAARTAGLKVALITDLPLGPLADEADEVLVAATGSRLVFDSYAAPGVLSAALLQAMADADPQRTQTRLESYEHAAEQHDFFLDD, from the coding sequence GTGCCATCAGATCAGCAGGCACGCGCACAGGCGTCTGCGATCACGCCGGGAGGGGGCGAGCCCGACGCCGGGCCGGCCCCGGCGGACCGGGTCCTCGCGCTCTTCGGCGGCCACCGGCTCTCCCCGGGCCAGCGGCGGATCGCGCAGTACATCACCGACCACCTCACCGAGGCGGCCTTTCTGTCGATCACCGATCTGGCGGACCGGGTCGGGGTCAGCCAGCCCTCGGTCACCCGTTTCGCCGCGTCCGTCGGATTCAGCGGCTACCCCGCCCTGCGGGAGGCGCTCCAGCCCATCGCCCTGAGCGCGATCGCCGGGATGCCCGACGCCCGCGCGGAGATCCGCCGCAACGAGCTCCAGGCCGCCGTCGACGCGGAGATCGACAACCTGGAGAACCTGCGACGGCTGCTCGCCGATACCGACCGGATGCTCGACCTCGGCCGGGAGCTGGCCCGGTCGGTCCCGCTGACCGTGCTCGGCCTGCGGATCTCGGCCTCCCTCGCCGAGTACTTCTCCTACGCGGCCCGCCGTATCCACCCCGACGTACGGACCGTGACCCGCGGCGGGAGCGTCGCCTACGACGCCCTGCTCCAGTCCCGCGAGGCCGGCGGCGCCTGGGTGCTCGCCTTCGCCATGCCGCGGCACGCGAACGAGACGCTCGCCGCGATGCGCGCGGCCCGCACCGCCGGGCTGAAGGTCGCCCTGATCACCGATCTGCCCCTCGGGCCGCTCGCGGACGAGGCGGACGAAGTGCTGGTGGCCGCCACCGGCTCACGGCTGGTCTTCGACTCCTACGCGGCGCCCGGCGTACTCTCCGCCGCCCTGCTCCAGGCGATGGCGGACGCCGATCCGCAGCGCACCCAGACCCGGCTGGAGAGCTACGAACACGCCGCGGAGCAGCACGACTTCTTCCTCGACGACTGA
- a CDS encoding MFS transporter encodes MSTVNPRRWWALLVLATAQFMVIMDTSIIGVALPEMQRDLGFSPEDLSWVFNAYVIAFGGLLLLGGRLSDLLGARRIFVSGWVVLIAGSVVAAAATTAWVEIVGRAVQGVGGALIAPASMTLLMMLFGHSPKELGKAMALYGAAAPAGGTAGVFLGGVFTEWMSWPWIFIIYVPIGLATLAATGLLPAAAPRRGAVDVLGAAAVTAGLALAVFAVVRAPEIGWGATATVLQLIGAAVLLGLFLVIQKSVRTPLMPLAIWRTPGLGISNLGMALLGAAWIPMWYFLNLYLQQVLGYGAFASGAALLPMTALLMVFMTLITAKLLGRWGAKPLISGGLLVLAAGLLWLSAIEPNGSFVVDVLPASLVAAVGMSLAYIPAMMAAISGARQEEAGLASGIVNTTYQVGSALGLAALTAVATSQGAGKLGDLPALTDGFSAAFIGAAAVAAAGALLTALLMRGAKPAAAAAEDRQPVGSGG; translated from the coding sequence ATGTCAACCGTCAACCCACGGCGCTGGTGGGCACTTCTGGTGCTGGCCACCGCGCAGTTCATGGTGATCATGGACACTTCGATCATCGGGGTGGCGCTCCCCGAGATGCAGCGCGACCTCGGCTTCTCCCCCGAGGACCTGAGCTGGGTCTTCAACGCCTATGTGATCGCCTTCGGCGGTCTGCTGCTGCTCGGCGGGCGGCTGTCGGACCTGCTGGGCGCCCGCCGGATCTTCGTCAGCGGCTGGGTGGTGCTGATCGCCGGATCCGTGGTCGCCGCCGCCGCGACCACCGCCTGGGTCGAGATCGTCGGCCGCGCCGTCCAGGGTGTGGGCGGCGCGCTGATCGCCCCCGCGTCGATGACCCTGCTGATGATGCTCTTCGGGCACAGCCCGAAGGAGCTGGGCAAGGCCATGGCGCTCTACGGCGCCGCGGCACCGGCCGGCGGTACCGCGGGCGTCTTCCTCGGCGGTGTCTTCACCGAGTGGATGAGCTGGCCGTGGATCTTCATCATCTATGTGCCGATCGGGCTCGCCACCCTGGCCGCCACGGGTCTGCTGCCCGCCGCCGCACCCCGCCGCGGAGCCGTCGACGTCCTCGGCGCCGCCGCCGTCACCGCCGGTCTGGCACTCGCCGTCTTCGCCGTGGTGCGGGCGCCGGAGATCGGCTGGGGCGCTACCGCCACCGTGCTCCAGCTCATCGGCGCGGCCGTACTGCTCGGCCTCTTCCTGGTGATCCAGAAGTCGGTACGGACGCCGTTGATGCCGCTGGCGATCTGGCGGACCCCCGGTCTCGGCATCTCCAACCTGGGAATGGCGCTGCTGGGCGCGGCCTGGATCCCGATGTGGTACTTCCTCAACCTCTACCTCCAGCAGGTTCTGGGCTACGGGGCCTTCGCCAGCGGCGCCGCGCTGCTGCCGATGACGGCCCTGCTGATGGTCTTCATGACCCTGATCACCGCGAAGCTGCTGGGCCGGTGGGGCGCGAAGCCGCTGATCTCCGGCGGACTGCTGGTCCTGGCGGCCGGGCTGCTCTGGCTCTCGGCCATCGAGCCGAACGGCTCCTTCGTGGTCGACGTACTGCCCGCTTCGCTGGTCGCCGCGGTCGGCATGTCCCTCGCCTACATCCCGGCGATGATGGCGGCGATCTCCGGGGCCCGGCAGGAGGAGGCCGGACTCGCCTCCGGCATCGTCAACACCACCTACCAGGTCGGCTCCGCCCTCGGTCTGGCCGCGCTCACCGCGGTCGCCACCTCCCAGGGCGCCGGGAAGCTGGGCGATCTGCCCGCCCTGACCGACGGTTTCAGCGCCGCCTTCATCGGCGCGGCGGCCGTGGCCGCGGCCGGCGCTCTGCTCACGGCCCTGCTGATGCGGGGCGCCAAGCCGGCCGCGGCGGCGGCCGAGGACCGGCAGCCGGTGGGGAGTGGGGGGTGA
- the lnt gene encoding apolipoprotein N-acyltransferase, which translates to MTATLTPADTSGPVPAKPRPLMRVIRPGAAVAAGLLLYLSFPPRPLWWLALPAFALLGWVLRGRRLRVAFGLGQLTGLAFLLPLLIWTGEDVGPVPWIALAAVEAVFIAATCLGIGAVSRLPGWPVWAAAVWILGEALRARVPFGGFPWGKIAFGQADGVFLPLAALGGTPVLGFAVVLCGFGLYETGRRVVAHRRGGGLPRGPMAAALLALLVPAAAAVAARPLVDASAEDGTVTVAAIQGNVPRLGLDFNAQRRAVLDNHVRRTEQLAADVKAGREPQPDFVLWPENSSDIDPYANPDARMVIDRAVQAIGVPTVVGAVITPETGKLRNTLIEWDPERGPVNTYDKRHVQPFGEYIPMRSFVRLFSKDVDRVRRDFGPGDKVGVFDLAGTKVGLVTCFEAAFDDMARDTVVNGAQLISVPSNNATFGRSEMTYQQLAMDRVRAVEHGRSVVVPVTSGVSAVIMPDGRIVEKTKLFTPGALVAEVPLRSSLTPATRAGAWPELLLVLVAAGGLGWAATAAVRARRAQGE; encoded by the coding sequence GTGACCGCCACCCTCACCCCCGCCGACACTTCCGGGCCCGTCCCCGCGAAGCCCCGACCGCTGATGCGCGTGATCCGGCCGGGGGCCGCCGTGGCGGCCGGGCTGCTGCTCTATCTGAGCTTCCCGCCGCGCCCGCTCTGGTGGCTGGCGCTGCCCGCGTTCGCCCTGCTCGGCTGGGTGCTGCGGGGCCGTCGGCTGCGGGTGGCCTTCGGTCTCGGCCAGCTCACCGGTCTGGCGTTCCTGCTGCCGTTGCTGATCTGGACCGGCGAGGACGTCGGCCCGGTGCCGTGGATCGCGCTGGCCGCCGTGGAGGCCGTGTTCATCGCGGCCACCTGCCTCGGTATCGGCGCGGTGTCCCGGCTGCCGGGCTGGCCGGTGTGGGCCGCCGCCGTGTGGATCCTCGGTGAGGCGCTCCGGGCCCGGGTGCCGTTCGGCGGCTTCCCCTGGGGGAAGATCGCGTTCGGCCAGGCCGACGGGGTCTTCCTGCCGCTCGCCGCCCTCGGCGGTACACCGGTGCTGGGCTTCGCCGTCGTCCTGTGCGGATTCGGCCTGTACGAGACCGGGCGGCGCGTCGTCGCCCACCGGCGCGGCGGCGGACTGCCGCGCGGACCGATGGCGGCCGCGCTGCTCGCCCTGCTGGTCCCCGCCGCGGCCGCGGTCGCCGCCCGCCCCCTGGTCGATGCGTCCGCCGAGGACGGTACGGTCACCGTCGCCGCGATCCAGGGCAATGTGCCGCGGCTCGGACTCGACTTCAACGCCCAGCGGCGCGCGGTCCTCGACAACCATGTGCGCCGTACGGAGCAGCTGGCCGCGGACGTGAAGGCGGGCCGCGAGCCGCAGCCCGACTTCGTCCTGTGGCCGGAGAACTCCTCCGATATCGACCCCTACGCCAACCCCGACGCGCGCATGGTGATCGACCGCGCGGTGCAGGCGATCGGCGTGCCGACCGTCGTGGGCGCGGTCATCACCCCGGAGACCGGGAAGCTGCGGAACACCCTCATCGAGTGGGACCCGGAGCGCGGACCGGTCAACACCTACGACAAGCGGCACGTCCAGCCGTTCGGCGAGTACATTCCGATGCGCTCCTTCGTCCGGCTGTTCAGCAAGGACGTGGACCGGGTCCGCAGGGACTTCGGCCCCGGCGACAAGGTCGGCGTCTTCGATCTCGCGGGCACCAAGGTCGGTCTCGTCACCTGTTTCGAAGCGGCCTTCGACGATATGGCCCGGGACACCGTCGTGAACGGCGCCCAGCTCATCTCGGTCCCCAGCAACAACGCCACCTTCGGCCGCAGCGAGATGACCTACCAGCAGCTCGCCATGGACCGGGTGCGGGCCGTCGAGCACGGACGGTCCGTGGTCGTGCCCGTCACCAGCGGAGTCAGCGCGGTCATCATGCCGGACGGCCGGATCGTGGAGAAGACGAAGCTGTTCACCCCCGGCGCCCTGGTCGCGGAGGTGCCGCTGCGCTCCTCCCTCACCCCCGCGACCCGCGCCGGTGCCTGGCCCGAACTGCTGCTGGTGCTGGTCGCCGCGGGCGGTCTCGGCTGGGCCGCCACGGCCGCCGTCCGGGCCCGGCGGGCGCAGGGCGAGTAG
- a CDS encoding O-antigen ligase family protein: MRAAQVERAGAADGVGAAVLGAAVGWALISAAGRESGPEGVLLAVVAVAAGYACGRISGALVPVATATTASLAVLALAVASPEGVPGVNAQSTVEPGDAGAAAALLAVSAGAACCAAAAARRPGARAALRALALAVVATAVVLGSAAGATAAAAVVLCAAASSRARRRTAALAGFVVVALVAAGVSWAVAQDALPDGPAEGLRALLTENRVALWRDAVALVEAEPVRGVGPDRFENLSATAQQTPGSDGKPHSALFQQAAEQGVVGAALLAGAFGWLLYGLWRSPRPTPVVLCAAAALTALAVLAVLGNALSFAPVTAGAGLLAGLATARVVPVASGDRASAGAGAPDPSAR, from the coding sequence ATGAGGGCTGCGCAGGTGGAGCGCGCGGGCGCCGCGGACGGGGTGGGGGCCGCCGTCCTGGGTGCCGCCGTCGGCTGGGCGCTGATCAGCGCGGCGGGACGGGAGTCCGGTCCGGAGGGCGTACTGCTCGCGGTCGTCGCCGTCGCCGCCGGATATGCCTGCGGCCGGATCTCCGGGGCGCTTGTGCCGGTCGCGACGGCCACGACGGCTTCGCTCGCCGTGCTGGCGCTGGCGGTGGCCTCGCCGGAGGGGGTGCCGGGGGTGAACGCGCAGTCCACCGTGGAGCCGGGTGATGCGGGGGCGGCGGCCGCGCTGCTCGCGGTCAGCGCCGGGGCGGCCTGCTGTGCCGCGGCGGCGGCCAGGCGGCCCGGGGCGCGGGCGGCCCTGCGGGCGCTGGCGCTCGCGGTGGTGGCGACGGCGGTCGTGCTGGGGTCGGCGGCGGGTGCCACGGCCGCGGCGGCGGTGGTGCTCTGCGCCGCGGCGTCGAGCAGGGCCCGCAGGCGTACCGCGGCGCTCGCGGGGTTCGTGGTGGTCGCCCTGGTGGCGGCGGGAGTGTCCTGGGCGGTGGCGCAGGACGCGCTGCCGGACGGCCCGGCCGAGGGGCTGAGGGCGCTGCTGACGGAGAACCGGGTGGCGCTGTGGCGCGACGCGGTCGCGCTGGTCGAGGCGGAGCCCGTACGGGGTGTCGGCCCGGACCGGTTCGAGAATCTCAGCGCCACGGCGCAGCAGACCCCCGGCTCGGACGGAAAGCCCCACTCGGCCCTGTTCCAGCAGGCGGCCGAGCAGGGTGTGGTGGGTGCGGCGCTGCTGGCGGGGGCGTTCGGCTGGCTGCTGTACGGCCTGTGGCGCTCGCCGCGCCCGACGCCCGTGGTGCTCTGCGCGGCGGCGGCGCTGACGGCGCTGGCGGTCCTGGCCGTGCTGGGGAACGCGCTGAGCTTCGCCCCGGTGACCGCGGGCGCGGGGCTGCTGGCGGGGCTGGCCACGGCACGTGTCGTCCCGGTGGCCTCGGGGGACCGGGCGTCCGCGGGAGCCGGGGCTCCGGACCCGTCGGCCCGCTGA
- a CDS encoding glutamate racemase has product MRRSLPHRTGSARPVDYGDRVKIALMDSGIGLLAAAAAVRRQRPDAELVLSSDPDGLPWGPRTPEDVTRRALATARAALAHGPQALIVACNTASVHALPAIRAELEPAVPVIGTVPAIKPAAAGGGSVAIWATPATTGSPYQRGLIRDFAGGAAVTEVPCPGLADAVQWADGPGIERAVAAAAALTPGDVTDIVLGCTHYELVADRISAAVGRPVVLHGSAGAVAAQTLRRIGATDAPGAVPAGPPAVVLSGRAADTLPREALEYAEARLLFAAVPTR; this is encoded by the coding sequence ATGCGCCGAAGTCTGCCGCACCGCACGGGCTCCGCACGGCCCGTCGACTATGGTGACCGGGTGAAGATCGCGCTCATGGACTCCGGGATCGGCCTGCTCGCCGCGGCCGCCGCCGTACGCAGGCAGAGGCCGGACGCCGAGCTCGTGCTCTCCTCCGACCCCGACGGACTGCCCTGGGGCCCCCGTACTCCCGAGGACGTCACCCGGCGTGCCCTCGCCACCGCCCGGGCCGCCCTCGCCCACGGCCCGCAGGCCCTGATCGTGGCCTGCAACACCGCTTCCGTGCACGCCCTGCCCGCGATCCGCGCCGAGCTGGAGCCCGCGGTCCCGGTCATCGGCACCGTACCCGCGATCAAGCCCGCCGCCGCGGGCGGCGGCTCCGTCGCCATCTGGGCCACCCCCGCCACCACCGGCAGCCCCTACCAGCGCGGTCTGATCCGCGACTTCGCGGGCGGCGCGGCCGTCACCGAGGTGCCCTGCCCCGGGCTGGCCGACGCGGTCCAGTGGGCCGACGGCCCCGGCATCGAGCGGGCCGTGGCCGCGGCCGCCGCGCTCACCCCCGGCGACGTGACCGACATCGTCCTCGGCTGCACCCACTACGAACTGGTCGCGGACCGCATCAGCGCCGCCGTCGGCCGCCCCGTCGTCCTCCACGGCTCCGCCGGGGCGGTCGCCGCCCAGACGCTTCGCCGGATCGGAGCAACGGACGCGCCCGGCGCCGTACCGGCCGGGCCGCCCGCCGTCGTCCTCAGCGGCCGGGCCGCCGACACGCTGCCGCGGGAGGCGCTGGAGTACGCCGAGGCCCGACTGCTGTTCGCCGCCGTCCCCACTCGCTGA